Below is a window of Anabas testudineus chromosome 10, fAnaTes1.2, whole genome shotgun sequence DNA.
ACAGAGGCCGGACGCTATCTGGCCATGAGCGACGAGGGGCATTTGTGCAGTTCAGTGAGTATCTGACCTGTATGACATAAATCTTCAGGTATAAAGTGGGTTGTAGATCAGACTTGATGCTGCAGATACATCTTTCATGTTAGATGTTTTAAATACTTAAACAgtcatcatcataaaaactcACTTTGACATTTAATCTCAAACCAGACAACTCAAGTCCTTCCAAAAGTGCTGTCAGCTGTTGgtgcttgttttgtgtttgcatctCAGCCCACAGTCACTGATGATTGTTACTTCCTGGAGAAACTGGAAGAGAACCACTACAACACATACCAGCCTCAGAAATATCAGGAGAGGAACTGGTACGTAGGTCTGAAAAAGAACGGAAAACCTAAACTGGGTCCAAGGACTCACATCGGACAGAAGGCCATCTTTTTTCTACCCCGCCAGCTGGACGATTCTGGAGAGTGAAGACTTCTCGACACATCACCAGAATGAAGCGGAAGCTGCTCAAGGGGGGCTTTGGtttcatacatacacatattaGGTTGGGGCCAGTTGTGAAGACGTGTTGTGAATATGCTAGCTCGCATTAAAAAAGTCATGTCTTTTTACCTCTGATGCATATTTATTAGG
It encodes the following:
- the fgf1a gene encoding putative fibroblast growth factor 1; this encodes MADEEMFVVEDQTGNSGPPLRDYRRLTRLYCMNGGHHLQILPDGTVQGQRDDRDVHTVLKIKAVDRGVVVVQGTEAGRYLAMSDEGHLCSSPTVTDDCYFLEKLEENHYNTYQPQKYQERNWYVGLKKNGKPKLGPRTHIGQKAIFFLPRQLDDSGE